The Solibacillus sp. FSL W7-1464 genome contains a region encoding:
- a CDS encoding STAS domain-containing protein: protein MNLKLQRREIGDLLYGFIEGEIDTHTAPILKDELGLIVLSDGLIIKLDLSKVTYMDSSGLGVLVAFYKKVIKENTSLIFINPSAKLTRIFNITGLSQFIDIEVKNEKILEV, encoded by the coding sequence ATGAATTTAAAATTACAAAGGCGGGAAATTGGTGATTTACTCTATGGATTTATTGAAGGTGAAATCGATACTCATACAGCACCAATATTAAAAGATGAATTAGGGTTAATTGTTTTGTCGGACGGTTTGATTATAAAATTAGATTTATCCAAAGTAACTTATATGGATAGTAGTGGCCTTGGTGTACTTGTAGCCTTCTATAAGAAAGTAATTAAAGAAAACACTTCACTAATATTTATTAACCCATCTGCAAAATTAACAAGAATATTTAATATAACGGGCCTTAGTCAGTTTATAGATATTGAAGTAAAAAACGAGAAAATTCTAGAAGTGTAA
- a CDS encoding manganese catalase family protein has translation MFYHIKELQYNAKPERPDPVYAKKLQEILGGQFGEITVMMQYLFQGWNCRGEEKYRDMLLDIGTEEIAHVEMITTMIAQLLDGAPVNEQEQAAKDPLIGAVLGGMNPQHVIVSGLGATPTDSVGYPWNSRYTIASGNLLADFRANLNAESQGRLQVVRLYESTTDPGIRDMLSFLIARDTMHQNQWMAAIEELEQKQKPIVPSTFPQGLEKQQVSYSFMNFSKGEESSQGRWASGPSMDKQANFEYIANPEAMGQVPKLGQAPAYIHNTPIPGEAAPSTESANYTQE, from the coding sequence ATGTTCTACCATATTAAAGAATTACAATATAATGCTAAACCAGAACGACCAGATCCGGTTTATGCAAAAAAACTTCAAGAAATTTTAGGTGGACAATTCGGTGAGATAACGGTTATGATGCAGTATCTATTTCAAGGTTGGAACTGTCGAGGAGAAGAAAAATATCGAGATATGCTTTTAGATATCGGTACTGAAGAAATCGCACATGTCGAAATGATTACCACAATGATTGCCCAGTTACTTGATGGAGCTCCCGTGAATGAACAAGAACAAGCTGCTAAAGATCCTCTAATAGGAGCCGTCTTAGGTGGAATGAATCCACAACATGTTATTGTTTCCGGACTAGGTGCAACCCCAACAGATAGTGTGGGTTACCCGTGGAATTCACGCTATACGATTGCTAGCGGCAATCTTTTGGCGGATTTTCGTGCAAATCTTAACGCTGAATCTCAAGGAAGATTACAAGTAGTAAGATTATATGAGTCTACAACAGACCCCGGTATAAGAGATATGCTATCATTTTTAATTGCTCGGGATACAATGCACCAAAATCAATGGATGGCTGCTATAGAAGAGTTAGAACAAAAACAAAAGCCAATTGTTCCTAGTACCTTCCCACAAGGACTTGAAAAACAGCAAGTCTCTTACTCTTTTATGAACTTCTCAAAAGGGGAAGAAAGTTCACAAGGGCGATGGGCTTCCGGACCAAGTATGGATAAGCAGGCTAATTTTGAATATATTGCAAATCCTGAAGCAATGGGACAAGTACCTAAACTGGGGCAAGCACCCGCTTATATTCATAATACACCAATTCCCGGAGAGGCTGCTCCCTCAACGGAATCAGCAAACTATACACAAGAATAA
- a CDS encoding DUF421 domain-containing protein encodes MEWDYIWKAILVVVAGTVLLRIAGRKTISQMTLAETVIMIGIGSLLIQPVAGKDIWTTILVGGVLVGTLLVMEYIQIKSDIIEKLITGKAKIVIDNGKLNKQNLKKLRLSVDQLEMKLRQNSVSKISDVKWATLEPNGQLGIELKQDAQPVTKKDFEEFKRNMISLITNNSQDNHTNEVTNEGNNQENIFLEIQNKGHQSPPPKDLQ; translated from the coding sequence ATGGAATGGGATTATATATGGAAAGCTATATTAGTTGTTGTTGCGGGAACAGTTCTCTTGAGAATTGCAGGCAGGAAGACAATTTCACAAATGACATTGGCTGAAACAGTTATTATGATTGGAATTGGGTCATTACTTATTCAACCTGTAGCCGGTAAGGATATTTGGACAACCATATTAGTTGGAGGTGTGCTTGTTGGGACACTGTTAGTGATGGAATATATTCAAATAAAATCTGATATTATTGAAAAATTAATTACAGGTAAAGCAAAAATTGTAATAGATAATGGAAAATTGAATAAACAAAATTTAAAGAAACTTAGGTTATCCGTAGACCAACTGGAAATGAAATTGAGGCAAAATAGTGTATCTAAAATAAGTGACGTGAAATGGGCAACATTAGAACCGAATGGTCAATTAGGTATTGAGTTAAAACAAGATGCTCAACCTGTAACGAAAAAGGATTTCGAAGAATTTAAAAGAAATATGATTAGTTTAATAACTAATAATTCTCAAGATAATCATACAAATGAAGTAACCAATGAAGGAAATAATCAAGAAAATATATTCTTAGAAATTCAGAACAAGGGTCACCAGTCGCCACCACCAAAGGACCTACAATAA
- a CDS encoding recombinase family protein — MIYGYQRPLYNDEGMHIQTAALMNCDQVFTENHGRAKKRIALEELLMAIEKGDTIQVLRFFSIADSTRHLEELLKICKRDQVTLHFMEENITSTQLLGKSLEQVLHFFLTFQSDIVKQSTTLGMADAKAKGKSIGRPKKSDDNVKKAIDMYQSGKFTLLDIKNETGISKSTLYRYLETIE, encoded by the coding sequence ATGATTTACGGTTATCAACGACCACTATACAACGATGAAGGTATGCACATACAAACGGCTGCTTTAATGAATTGTGACCAAGTTTTCACTGAAAATCATGGCCGTGCAAAAAAGCGGATAGCTCTTGAAGAATTACTCATGGCAATAGAAAAAGGAGATACGATTCAAGTACTACGTTTCTTTAGTATTGCCGATTCTACGAGGCATTTAGAGGAGTTACTTAAAATTTGTAAACGTGATCAAGTCACGCTTCATTTCATGGAGGAAAATATTACATCTACACAATTACTCGGAAAATCGCTTGAACAGGTTTTACACTTCTTTTTAACATTTCAAAGCGATATCGTTAAGCAATCGACTACTTTAGGTATGGCGGATGCAAAAGCGAAAGGTAAATCTATCGGGCGCCCTAAAAAATCCGATGATAATGTGAAGAAAGCGATTGATATGTATCAGTCCGGGAAATTTACACTTTTAGATATTAAAAATGAGACAGGCATTAGTAAATCGACACTATACCGCTATCTTGAAACTATTGAATAA
- a CDS encoding SulP family inorganic anion transporter, with product MQSLKQQWFGNVRGDILSGIVVALALIPEAIAFSIIAGVDPMVGLYASFSIAVIIAFVGGRPGMISAATGAMALVIVNLVADHGLQYLLAATILTGVIQVLFGVFGIAKLMRFIPNSVMLGFVNALAILIFMAQVPHFLGEGTMTYVFIAVTLLIVYILPRFFKAIPAPLIAIILLTAVTFMFNVELKTIGDLGSITQSLPSFFIPDVPLNLETLSIIFPYALALALVGLMESLMTAQIVDDMTDTKSDKNQEARGQGIANLINGFFGGMAGCAMIGQSIINVKSGGRGRLSSLVAGLFLMFLILVLGNVVVDIPMPVLVGIMIMVSIGTFDWGSFKYLAKAPRTDAIVMLATVAAVVYTHNLAIGVVLGVILSALFFVASISKVRIHQNRGVFIVEGPLFFASTQNFIQTLEEAKENYVTIDLTSSHLWDESAVGAVVKVVTKLEEQGKTVKVIGMNPASEKLYKQLLNVSVSH from the coding sequence ATGCAAAGTTTAAAACAACAATGGTTCGGTAATGTACGTGGAGACATCTTATCAGGGATTGTCGTGGCATTAGCGCTCATTCCAGAAGCAATTGCCTTTTCCATCATTGCTGGTGTCGATCCAATGGTCGGACTTTATGCGTCATTTTCTATTGCAGTTATTATAGCATTTGTTGGTGGCAGACCGGGAATGATATCTGCTGCAACTGGCGCAATGGCATTAGTTATCGTTAATTTAGTAGCAGATCATGGATTACAGTATTTATTAGCAGCCACAATTTTAACAGGGGTTATACAAGTACTATTTGGCGTGTTTGGCATTGCGAAATTAATGCGCTTTATTCCGAATTCAGTTATGTTAGGTTTCGTGAATGCTTTAGCGATTCTTATTTTTATGGCACAAGTACCCCATTTTTTAGGTGAAGGGACAATGACGTATGTTTTTATAGCCGTTACATTACTTATCGTCTATATATTGCCACGTTTCTTTAAAGCGATTCCAGCTCCATTAATCGCGATTATATTATTAACAGCAGTCACATTTATGTTTAATGTGGAATTAAAGACAATTGGGGATTTAGGTTCAATTACACAGAGCTTACCAAGCTTTTTCATTCCAGATGTACCGTTAAATTTAGAAACATTGTCGATTATTTTCCCATATGCACTTGCACTGGCATTAGTTGGCTTAATGGAATCTCTGATGACGGCTCAAATTGTCGATGATATGACAGATACGAAATCAGACAAAAACCAAGAAGCACGTGGACAGGGAATTGCAAACTTAATTAACGGTTTCTTCGGTGGGATGGCTGGTTGTGCAATGATTGGCCAATCGATTATTAATGTCAAATCTGGTGGGCGAGGTCGCCTATCTTCACTTGTTGCAGGTTTATTCTTAATGTTCTTGATTTTAGTACTTGGGAATGTTGTAGTAGATATCCCAATGCCTGTACTTGTAGGAATTATGATTATGGTGAGTATCGGTACATTTGATTGGGGTTCGTTTAAATATCTTGCAAAAGCGCCTCGGACAGATGCGATTGTGATGCTTGCTACAGTTGCAGCAGTTGTATATACACACAACTTAGCAATTGGCGTTGTTCTGGGAGTAATTTTAAGTGCATTATTCTTCGTAGCATCGATTTCAAAGGTTCGTATCCATCAGAATAGAGGTGTGTTTATTGTAGAAGGGCCACTGTTTTTCGCATCGACACAAAACTTTATTCAAACGCTTGAAGAAGCAAAAGAAAATTATGTCACGATTGATTTAACAAGTAGTCATTTATGGGACGAATCCGCTGTTGGTGCTGTTGTAAAAGTCGTCACAAAGCTGGAAGAGCAGGGTAAGACAGTAAAAGTCATCGGTATGAATCCTGCGAGTGAAAAGCTCTATAAACAATTATTAAATGTTAGTGTGTCACATTAA
- a CDS encoding universal stress protein, with amino-acid sequence MYQHILLAVDGSENAVRAAKEAVKIASDASLIEMIYVADFEKAKTEVLHAKSSESLMLERKRKIAPIEEVLRSAGKQFKLTILHGTPGPEIVKYANEKKVDLVIIGSRGLNSLQEMVLGSVSHKVMKRVHCPALIVK; translated from the coding sequence ATGTATCAGCATATTTTATTAGCGGTTGACGGTTCTGAAAATGCTGTGCGTGCAGCTAAAGAAGCAGTGAAAATTGCTTCAGATGCTTCATTAATTGAAATGATATATGTTGCAGATTTTGAAAAGGCAAAAACCGAAGTTTTACATGCAAAGTCCAGCGAAAGTTTAATGTTGGAGCGTAAACGTAAAATAGCGCCAATAGAAGAAGTTTTAAGATCCGCTGGTAAGCAATTTAAATTAACAATTTTACATGGTACACCAGGCCCTGAAATTGTGAAATATGCTAATGAGAAAAAAGTTGATCTTGTTATCATAGGTAGCCGTGGCTTGAATTCATTACAGGAAATGGTATTAGGTAGTGTAAGCCATAAAGTAATGAAGCGTGTTCATTGCCCAGCATTAATTGTGAAATAA
- a CDS encoding helix-turn-helix domain-containing protein: MSELIKVICANIREVRKINGLTQEELAEKCGLHTTYLAGVERGERNITMQTLEKIAHGLEISPIELLKFEGLDIDEQFFNKQEKLKVLLNIMNDFNEREISRIINIVQEIKQMYK, from the coding sequence ATGTCAGAACTAATTAAAGTTATTTGTGCAAACATTAGAGAAGTTAGGAAAATTAATGGTTTAACGCAAGAAGAATTGGCCGAAAAATGCGGTTTACATACCACTTACTTAGCAGGTGTTGAGCGTGGAGAACGCAATATTACTATGCAAACACTTGAAAAAATAGCGCATGGATTAGAAATATCACCGATCGAATTATTAAAGTTTGAAGGATTAGACATTGATGAGCAATTTTTTAATAAGCAAGAGAAGCTAAAGGTATTATTAAACATAATGAATGACTTTAATGAGCGTGAAATAAGTAGAATTATTAATATTGTTCAAGAAATAAAACAAATGTATAAATAA
- a CDS encoding DGQHR domain-containing protein, whose amino-acid sequence MSNLLNSNIAIENVVQTKMRGRVAYQGAVSSQIAIQFSYSKLYNDPSGKGYQRPITKKRCTDFANYLSQGEGALYTPILLNAAGNWEFHAYDKNRPSFGRLLCKNKAALMDGQHRLGGIKEYMEETGSTLNVPFLAFHYLDEDEEILLFDVINTKAKGIGTSLSRYLNRNTDDLSWVATNLILKPESPFFSKGTLIGMRSKERNITLQNLYNIVHLLTKGSELASLPKEKKLNLALFYFNLIKELFPDEWEDNKLYRMTHITCLNALAIAGNTILNENYLSKSQQPDSVKIANKMANLSNIDWLSIGDLKYLKGVAGSKMLAKDILNCVK is encoded by the coding sequence TTGAGTAATTTATTAAATTCTAATATTGCAATAGAAAATGTTGTTCAGACTAAAATGAGAGGCAGAGTAGCATATCAAGGTGCTGTCTCGTCGCAAATTGCTATACAGTTTTCTTATTCTAAGCTCTATAACGATCCATCAGGAAAAGGTTACCAGCGCCCAATAACGAAAAAGCGTTGTACTGATTTTGCGAATTATTTATCACAAGGTGAAGGCGCACTTTATACGCCTATTCTTTTAAATGCAGCAGGGAATTGGGAGTTTCATGCCTACGATAAAAATCGCCCGTCTTTTGGACGATTATTATGTAAAAACAAGGCCGCTTTGATGGATGGCCAACATCGTCTCGGAGGAATCAAAGAATATATGGAAGAGACAGGATCTACATTAAATGTCCCATTCCTAGCATTTCATTATTTAGATGAAGATGAAGAAATTTTACTTTTCGATGTCATAAACACGAAAGCAAAGGGGATTGGGACTTCATTAAGCCGTTATCTCAACCGAAATACGGATGATTTAAGCTGGGTAGCTACAAACCTCATTCTTAAACCCGAAAGTCCTTTTTTCTCTAAAGGAACTTTAATAGGTATGCGAAGTAAAGAGCGTAATATCACATTACAAAATCTTTATAATATCGTTCATCTTCTTACAAAAGGTTCAGAGTTAGCTTCACTGCCGAAAGAAAAAAAGTTAAATTTAGCGCTATTTTACTTCAATTTAATTAAAGAATTGTTTCCCGATGAGTGGGAGGATAATAAATTATATAGAATGACTCACATAACTTGTTTAAATGCATTAGCGATTGCAGGTAATACGATTCTAAATGAAAATTATCTTTCAAAATCGCAACAACCGGATTCAGTTAAAATCGCTAACAAAATGGCGAATTTAAGTAATATAGATTGGCTTTCTATTGGAGATTTAAAGTATTTAAAAGGGGTAGCCGGATCTAAAATGTTGGCTAAAGACATTTTGAATTGTGTTAAATAA
- a CDS encoding MFS transporter, producing the protein MHTEVLSEQQQRKLYKRTLWIIITSQIFGGAGLAAGVTVGALLAKDMMESDAIAGLPTALFTLGSALAAFSIGAISHKRGRRIGLATGFFIGTIGALGVIYAAAIDSIVLLFSSLFLYGAGTATNLQARYAGTDLATPTTRGKAISLAMVFTTIGAVAGPNLVAPTGRMADSIGLPTLTGPFILAAVAYGLAGVIIFFLLKPDPLLVARTIETKTQVTTESTEKRPLIYLGAIVMIVTQVIMVAIMTMTPIHMTHHGHSLSAVGLVIGMHIGAMYLPSLVTGALVDKFGRSVMIIASSVTLFLSGVIGTFSPADSLLSITIALTLLGVGWNFGLISGTALIIDGTTLKTRAKVQGTTDVSIAVFGASAGLLSGVFMSMSSFGTLAFVGGVIGFILLPVLYWATNKTRS; encoded by the coding sequence ATGCATACTGAAGTGCTTTCAGAACAACAGCAACGCAAACTCTATAAACGAACACTTTGGATTATTATCACCTCTCAAATTTTTGGTGGGGCAGGTTTAGCAGCAGGTGTAACAGTTGGGGCTCTTTTAGCAAAGGACATGATGGAGAGTGATGCCATTGCCGGGTTACCGACAGCCCTCTTTACACTCGGTTCAGCACTTGCCGCTTTTTCCATTGGGGCGATTTCACATAAAAGGGGACGCCGCATCGGGTTAGCAACAGGCTTTTTCATTGGAACGATTGGGGCACTCGGGGTTATATATGCAGCAGCGATTGATTCCATTGTGCTACTTTTTAGTAGTTTATTTTTATATGGTGCAGGGACTGCGACCAATTTACAAGCTCGTTACGCAGGCACCGACTTAGCTACTCCTACGACGAGAGGTAAAGCGATTAGCTTGGCGATGGTTTTTACAACGATTGGGGCTGTCGCAGGACCAAACCTTGTTGCACCGACTGGTAGAATGGCAGATTCAATCGGTCTTCCTACATTAACAGGACCATTTATCCTAGCAGCTGTAGCTTACGGCTTAGCGGGCGTCATTATATTCTTTTTACTAAAACCAGATCCACTGCTCGTTGCCCGAACAATTGAAACGAAGACGCAAGTAACGACCGAATCTACTGAAAAGCGACCACTCATTTATTTAGGTGCAATCGTAATGATTGTTACACAAGTCATTATGGTCGCCATCATGACGATGACACCGATTCATATGACGCATCATGGGCATTCCTTATCGGCAGTTGGTTTAGTCATTGGTATGCATATTGGAGCCATGTATTTACCGTCCCTTGTGACGGGGGCGTTAGTCGATAAATTTGGGCGTTCAGTTATGATTATCGCTTCATCGGTTACCTTATTCTTATCAGGGGTCATCGGAACGTTTTCACCTGCTGATTCCCTACTTAGCATTACGATTGCGTTAACTTTACTTGGTGTTGGTTGGAATTTCGGTCTCATTAGTGGAACAGCACTCATTATTGACGGGACGACATTGAAAACACGTGCGAAGGTCCAAGGAACAACCGATGTATCCATTGCAGTTTTCGGTGCAAGTGCTGGTTTACTGTCAGGCGTATTCATGTCTATGTCGTCATTTGGTACACTGGCATTTGTAGGCGGAGTAATCGGCTTTATTTTACTTCCGGTCTTGTACTGGGCAACCAATAAAACACGTTCATAA
- a CDS encoding metal-sensitive transcriptional regulator: MQYDAKVTVRLKKIEGQLKGILRMMEDEKDCKAVITQLSAVRSAVDRSIGVIVTENLVSCMSEENKKSMNQDEMIKQAVDLLLKSR; encoded by the coding sequence ATGCAATACGATGCGAAAGTCACAGTCCGACTAAAAAAAATTGAAGGTCAGCTGAAAGGGATTTTACGTATGATGGAAGACGAAAAAGATTGTAAAGCCGTTATTACGCAGCTAAGTGCCGTTCGTTCTGCTGTCGATCGTTCAATTGGTGTGATTGTTACTGAGAATCTCGTGAGTTGTATGTCAGAAGAAAATAAAAAAAGTATGAATCAAGATGAAATGATCAAGCAAGCAGTTGATTTATTGTTAAAAAGTCGATAG
- a CDS encoding DsrE/DsrF/DrsH-like family protein has protein sequence MEKKRTTIVLFSGDYDKAMAAYIIANGAAAYDHEVTIFHTFWGINALRKQEPVEVKKGFSEKMFAKMMPRGAEQLGLSKMQMAGMGPKMIKHVMEKHNALTLTQLIEMAQEQDIKIVTCTMTMDLLGLQKEELLDGIEYAGVAAYLADAEDGNVNLFI, from the coding sequence ATGGAAAAGAAAAGAACAACAATCGTTTTATTTAGTGGAGATTATGATAAGGCCATGGCGGCTTACATTATTGCAAATGGTGCAGCAGCGTATGATCATGAAGTAACGATTTTCCATACATTCTGGGGAATTAACGCATTACGCAAGCAAGAGCCTGTTGAAGTGAAAAAAGGCTTTTCAGAAAAAATGTTTGCCAAAATGATGCCACGTGGTGCAGAGCAATTAGGTCTATCTAAAATGCAAATGGCAGGTATGGGTCCTAAAATGATTAAGCACGTAATGGAAAAGCATAATGCCTTAACATTGACACAATTAATCGAAATGGCACAAGAACAAGACATTAAAATTGTAACTTGTACGATGACAATGGATTTACTTGGCTTACAAAAAGAAGAGTTATTAGATGGCATCGAATATGCGGGGGTAGCTGCCTATTTAGCAGACGCAGAAGATGGCAACGTAAACTTATTTATTTAA
- a CDS encoding rhodanese-like domain-containing protein, which yields MKSISTTELQAKIEAGEAVNLIDVREIGEVEAGHIPGITHIPLGLLEFRMHELNKNEHYYMVCRSGGRSGQATQFLESQGFNVTNMTGGMLDWAGEIE from the coding sequence ATGAAATCCATTTCAACAACAGAATTACAAGCGAAAATTGAAGCTGGTGAAGCAGTTAACTTAATCGACGTGCGTGAAATAGGAGAAGTTGAAGCAGGCCATATTCCTGGTATTACACATATTCCCCTTGGTTTATTGGAATTCCGTATGCATGAATTAAATAAAAACGAGCATTACTACATGGTATGCCGTTCAGGTGGTCGCAGCGGTCAAGCAACACAGTTCCTTGAGTCCCAAGGATTTAACGTAACGAACATGACAGGTGGCATGTTAGATTGGGCTGGAGAGATAGAGTAA
- a CDS encoding sulfurtransferase TusA family protein: MIKADVKLDAKGLACPMPIVKAKKAMQGLEDGQVLEVVATDKGSKADLAAWAKTVGHQYIGTTEEGDVLYHYIRKCNPETSAAAEKTFEQTATNEEAIAAGATILDVREAAEYAFGHIPGAKSIPMGELADRMGELNHDEVIYVICRTGTRSDMAAKQLAEAGFTKVYNVLPGMTGYEGELQKEVE; encoded by the coding sequence ATGATTAAAGCAGACGTAAAATTAGACGCAAAAGGTTTAGCTTGTCCAATGCCAATCGTGAAAGCGAAAAAGGCAATGCAAGGCTTAGAAGATGGTCAAGTATTAGAGGTAGTGGCAACTGATAAAGGATCAAAGGCGGATCTAGCAGCTTGGGCAAAAACAGTTGGGCACCAATATATCGGTACTACTGAAGAAGGCGACGTTTTATATCATTACATCCGCAAATGTAATCCTGAAACGAGTGCAGCAGCTGAAAAAACATTCGAACAAACAGCGACAAATGAAGAAGCGATCGCAGCAGGCGCAACGATTTTAGACGTGCGTGAAGCAGCGGAGTACGCATTCGGCCACATCCCAGGTGCAAAATCAATCCCAATGGGTGAGCTTGCAGACCGTATGGGTGAATTAAATCATGACGAAGTCATTTACGTGATTTGCCGTACAGGTACGCGTTCAGACATGGCAGCAAAACAACTGGCTGAAGCAGGATTTACAAAAGTATACAACGTCTTGCCTGGAATGACAGGTTATGAAGGCGAATTACAGAAAGAGGTAGAGTAA
- a CDS encoding DsrE/DsrF/DrsH-like family protein, whose amino-acid sequence MTNKVAIIAANGGLFDAYKVFNIATAAAASEKEVEIFFTFEGLNLIHKQGMHALEMPAGKGHFAEGFKNAQVPAIPQLVEMAQELGVKFVACQMTMDVMGLTKEDFVDGIEVGGAVTFLEYAKDAAPTLTF is encoded by the coding sequence ATGACAAACAAAGTAGCAATCATCGCAGCGAACGGCGGACTTTTCGATGCGTATAAAGTATTCAATATCGCAACGGCAGCAGCAGCTTCTGAAAAGGAAGTAGAAATTTTCTTCACATTCGAAGGCTTAAACTTAATCCACAAGCAAGGTATGCATGCATTAGAAATGCCAGCAGGTAAAGGGCATTTTGCCGAAGGCTTTAAAAATGCACAAGTACCAGCCATTCCACAATTAGTAGAAATGGCTCAGGAACTAGGTGTGAAATTTGTAGCTTGCCAAATGACAATGGACGTAATGGGCTTAACGAAAGAAGACTTCGTAGATGGCATCGAAGTTGGTGGCGCCGTAACTTTCCTAGAATATGCAAAAGACGCAGCACCAACATTAACTTTTTAA
- a CDS encoding MBL fold metallo-hydrolase, translating to MTVTAWTAAQVARKVIDNKELFILDVRNADAFEDWKIDGHKFEYLNIPYFELLDGVEEILPQIPADKEVLVVCAKEGSSIMVADMLSEAGREVGYLEGGMKSWSMYLEPIKVGDLANGGELYQFVRLGKGCLSYMVISEGEAAIIDAVRFTEVFTKFAEEKGVEIKHVFDTHLHADHISGGRHIAEATGATYYLPPKDAEEVVFDYAPLEDGLKVQLGASEIEVGALYSPGHTIGSTSFVVDGQYLLTGDILFIDSIGRPDLAGLAEDWVGDLRETLYSRYRTLAEDLIVLPAHFMIIDELNEDGTVAKRLGDLFAENHGLNVEDEAVFRSMVTDNLPPQPNAYQEIRHVNMGKITPDNDEQTEMEIGPNRCAVR from the coding sequence ATGACAGTAACAGCATGGACAGCGGCTCAAGTAGCACGCAAAGTAATTGATAATAAAGAATTATTCATTTTAGACGTTCGTAATGCAGATGCATTTGAAGACTGGAAAATTGACGGTCACAAATTCGAGTATTTAAACATTCCTTACTTCGAATTATTAGACGGTGTAGAAGAAATTTTACCACAAATTCCTGCCGACAAAGAGGTATTGGTTGTTTGTGCAAAAGAAGGTTCTTCCATCATGGTAGCAGATATGTTATCTGAAGCAGGTCGCGAAGTTGGCTACTTAGAAGGTGGTATGAAATCTTGGTCAATGTACCTTGAACCAATTAAAGTCGGGGATCTTGCAAACGGCGGTGAACTTTACCAGTTCGTACGCTTAGGTAAAGGCTGTCTTTCTTACATGGTGATTTCTGAAGGCGAAGCAGCGATCATCGACGCAGTACGCTTCACAGAAGTATTCACAAAGTTCGCTGAAGAAAAAGGCGTAGAAATTAAGCATGTATTCGATACACACTTACACGCAGACCACATCTCAGGCGGTCGTCATATCGCTGAAGCTACTGGTGCAACATACTACTTACCACCGAAAGACGCAGAGGAAGTTGTATTTGACTACGCACCACTTGAAGACGGTTTAAAAGTACAATTAGGTGCTTCTGAAATCGAAGTAGGCGCACTTTATTCACCTGGTCACACAATCGGTTCAACATCATTTGTCGTCGACGGTCAATACTTATTAACAGGTGACATCTTATTCATCGATTCAATCGGTCGTCCAGACTTAGCAGGACTTGCTGAAGACTGGGTTGGTGACTTACGCGAAACATTATATTCTCGCTACCGCACATTAGCAGAAGACTTAATCGTTTTACCAGCTCACTTTATGATCATTGACGAGCTAAACGAAGACGGTACAGTTGCAAAACGCCTTGGTGATTTATTTGCTGAAAACCACGGGCTAAACGTGGAGGACGAAGCAGTATTCCGCTCAATGGTAACAGATAACTTACCACCACAACCAAATGCTTATCAGGAAATTCGCCACGTTAACATGGGTAAAATTACACCTGATAACGACGAGCAAACGGAAATGGAGATTGGTCCAAACCGTTGCGCAGTACGCTAA
- a CDS encoding sulfurtransferase TusA family protein, with translation MNITQTLDAKGLACPMPIVKTKKAIDKINSGEVLEVLVTDKGALNDFKAWAGAGGHTIIEQKEEAGVLYFYIQKA, from the coding sequence ATGAATATTACACAAACATTAGATGCAAAAGGCTTAGCATGTCCAATGCCAATCGTAAAAACGAAAAAGGCAATCGATAAAATTAACTCTGGTGAAGTACTTGAAGTTTTAGTAACAGATAAAGGCGCATTAAACGATTTCAAAGCATGGGCAGGTGCAGGCGGCCACACAATCATAGAACAAAAAGAAGAAGCAGGCGTGCTTTACTTCTACATTCAAAAAGCATAA